The Xanthomonas sontii genome contains a region encoding:
- a CDS encoding tryptophan--tRNA ligase, with amino-acid sequence MTTRVLTGITTSGTPHLGNYVGAIRPALQASRRPGIESFFFLADLHSLIKAQDPARTQRSTLEIAATWLAAGLDPAQVWFYRQSDVPETNELTWFLTCVAGKGILNRAHAYKAAVDKNRADGEDDDAGVTAGLFMYPVLMAADILLFKAQQVPVGRDQIQHIEMARDFAQRFNHVYGREHFVLPDALIDEQVATLPGLDGRKMSKSYDNTIPLFAPREELKKRVFAIVTDSRAPGEPKETEGSALFQLYQAFASAEETAAFAQAFAAGIGWGEAKQQLFERIDAEIAPMRGRYEALMARPQDIEAILRDNAQRLRERYAIPFLAELRHAVGLRDLSAQADGATEAATAKQALPSFKQYREADGQFYFKLLDGDGVLLLQSGGFASPRDAGQTIAALKQATQADALQAAPVTLEAPAETVLAALARLREAG; translated from the coding sequence ATGACCACCCGCGTTCTCACCGGCATCACCACCTCCGGCACGCCGCACCTTGGCAACTACGTCGGCGCCATCCGCCCCGCGCTGCAGGCCAGCCGGCGTCCCGGCATCGAGAGCTTCTTCTTCCTGGCCGATCTGCACAGCCTGATCAAGGCGCAGGACCCGGCGCGGACCCAGCGCTCGACCCTGGAGATCGCGGCGACCTGGCTGGCGGCGGGCCTGGATCCGGCGCAGGTGTGGTTCTACCGCCAGTCGGACGTGCCGGAGACCAACGAGCTGACCTGGTTCCTGACCTGCGTCGCCGGCAAGGGCATCCTCAACCGCGCGCATGCCTATAAGGCGGCGGTGGACAAGAACCGCGCCGACGGCGAGGACGACGATGCCGGGGTCACTGCCGGCCTGTTCATGTATCCGGTGCTGATGGCCGCCGACATCCTGCTGTTCAAGGCGCAGCAGGTGCCGGTGGGCCGCGACCAGATCCAGCACATCGAGATGGCGCGCGATTTCGCGCAGCGCTTCAACCACGTCTACGGCCGCGAGCACTTCGTGCTGCCCGACGCGCTGATCGACGAGCAGGTGGCGACGCTGCCCGGGCTGGATGGGCGCAAGATGAGCAAGAGCTACGACAACACCATTCCGCTGTTCGCCCCGCGCGAGGAGCTGAAGAAGCGGGTGTTCGCCATCGTCACCGATTCGCGCGCGCCCGGCGAGCCGAAGGAGACCGAGGGCTCTGCGCTGTTCCAGCTGTACCAGGCCTTCGCCAGCGCCGAGGAGACGGCCGCGTTCGCGCAGGCGTTCGCCGCCGGCATCGGCTGGGGCGAGGCCAAGCAGCAGCTGTTTGAGCGCATCGATGCCGAGATCGCGCCGATGCGCGGGCGCTACGAAGCGCTGATGGCGCGCCCGCAGGACATCGAGGCGATCCTGCGCGACAACGCGCAGCGCCTGCGCGAACGCTATGCGATCCCGTTTCTGGCCGAGTTGCGGCATGCGGTGGGCCTGCGCGATCTGTCGGCGCAGGCCGATGGCGCTACCGAAGCGGCGACGGCCAAGCAGGCGCTGCCGAGCTTCAAGCAGTACCGCGAGGCCGACGGCCAGTTCTACTTCAAGCTGCTCGATGGCGACGGCGTGCTGCTGTTGCAGAGCGGCGGCTTCGCCTCGCCGCGCGATGCCGGGCAGACCATCGCCGCGCTCAAGCAGGCCACACAGGCCGACGCGCTGCAGGCGGCGCCGGTGACCCTGGAGGCACCGGCCGAGACGGTGCTGGCGGCGCTGGCGCGGCTGCGCGAGGCGGGCTGA
- a CDS encoding CsbD family protein produces MNKDIIAGKWTQLKGKIKAQWGDLTDDDFDVAEGNTQYLAGKLQERYGWARDRAEKEVHAFRDSLGKEYHD; encoded by the coding sequence ATGAACAAAGACATCATTGCCGGCAAGTGGACCCAGCTCAAGGGCAAGATCAAGGCGCAGTGGGGCGACCTCACCGACGACGACTTCGACGTCGCCGAAGGCAATACCCAGTACCTGGCCGGCAAGCTGCAGGAGCGCTACGGCTGGGCGCGCGATCGCGCCGAGAAGGAAGTGCACGCGTTCCGCGACAGCCTGGGCAAGGAATACCACGACTGA
- a CDS encoding entericidin A/B family lipoprotein — translation MKRTFAWMLLAMFSVGLLAGCNTVAGAGKDVQKAGEKVQDAAKN, via the coding sequence ATGAAGCGTACGTTTGCGTGGATGCTGCTGGCGATGTTCTCGGTGGGCCTGCTGGCCGGTTGCAACACCGTTGCCGGTGCCGGCAAGGACGTGCAGAAGGCGGGCGAGAAGGTCCAAGACGCCGCCAAGAACTGA
- a CDS encoding entericidin A/B family lipoprotein, whose product MKRLTTLLMLTLFCAGVLTGCNTVAGAGKDMQKAGEKVEDTAKDCSAGKC is encoded by the coding sequence ATGAAGCGACTGACCACCCTGTTGATGCTGACCCTGTTTTGCGCTGGTGTGCTGACCGGCTGCAACACCGTTGCCGGCGCCGGCAAGGACATGCAGAAGGCGGGCGAGAAGGTGGAAGACACCGCCAAGGATTGCAGCGCGGGCAAGTGCTGA
- the rocF gene encoding arginase: MRHTYLPVSLIGVPTDIGAGHRGARMGPEALRIAGLHEALTNRGVEVRDIGNIDGPRNPWQAPVDGYRHLDEVVAWNRALMEASYAELRAGRMPIVLGGDHCLGIGSITAVARYCREQGRKLRVLWLDAHSDFNTSEVTPSGNVHGMPVACLCGLGPQALTELGGSAPALRPEQVRQIGIRSVDPDEKRLIKQHRVDVYDMRYIDEMGMKRTMEAALDGLDADTHLHVSFDVDFLDPSIAPGVGTTVPGGPNYREAQLVMEMIADSGRMASLDIVELNPVLDHRNLTAELAVDLVESLFGKSTLMRD, translated from the coding sequence ATGCGCCATACCTATTTGCCGGTGTCCCTGATCGGCGTGCCTACCGACATCGGGGCCGGCCATCGCGGTGCGCGCATGGGGCCGGAGGCACTGCGCATCGCCGGCCTGCACGAGGCGCTGACCAATCGTGGCGTCGAGGTGCGCGACATCGGCAACATCGATGGCCCGCGCAATCCCTGGCAGGCGCCGGTCGACGGCTACCGTCACCTGGACGAGGTGGTGGCCTGGAACCGCGCGCTGATGGAGGCCAGCTACGCCGAGCTGCGCGCCGGGCGCATGCCGATCGTGCTCGGCGGCGACCATTGTCTGGGCATCGGTTCGATCACCGCGGTGGCGCGGTACTGCCGCGAGCAGGGCCGCAAGCTGCGGGTGCTGTGGCTGGACGCGCATTCGGACTTCAATACCAGCGAGGTCACGCCGTCGGGCAACGTGCACGGCATGCCGGTGGCCTGCCTGTGCGGGCTGGGCCCGCAGGCGCTGACCGAGCTCGGCGGCAGCGCGCCGGCGTTGCGCCCGGAGCAGGTGCGGCAGATCGGCATCCGCTCGGTCGACCCGGACGAGAAGCGGCTGATCAAGCAGCATCGTGTGGACGTGTACGACATGCGCTACATCGACGAGATGGGCATGAAGCGGACCATGGAGGCGGCGCTGGACGGGCTCGACGCCGACACCCATCTGCACGTCAGCTTCGACGTGGACTTCCTCGACCCCAGCATCGCCCCGGGTGTCGGCACCACCGTGCCTGGCGGCCCCAACTACCGCGAGGCGCAGCTGGTGATGGAGATGATCGCCGACAGCGGGCGCATGGCCTCGCTGGACATCGTGGAGCTGAATCCGGTGCTGGACCACCGCAACCTGACCGCGGAGCTGGCCGTGGACCTGGTGGAGAGCCTGTTCGGCAAATCGACCCTGATGCGTGACTGA